A genomic region of Leptolyngbya sp. NIES-2104 contains the following coding sequences:
- a CDS encoding DUF4332 domain-containing protein, protein MPQSSPPKIASASWAIDLLPGLADDDAARLVDRDIHTTLDLLKLGNTQDKRNQLATELQVPIRPLNKWVALADLARIPSVGCEYAGLLLHAGIASPSQLAQTSIGQLHRQLLRLHVSTMQRRDLCPSTDYIGLWIQQARLLR, encoded by the coding sequence GTGCCTCAATCCTCACCGCCAAAAATTGCCTCCGCAAGTTGGGCGATCGACCTACTTCCCGGTTTAGCCGATGACGATGCGGCGCGGTTAGTCGATCGTGACATCCACACCACTTTAGATTTACTTAAACTGGGAAACACGCAAGATAAGCGAAATCAACTCGCCACCGAACTTCAAGTCCCGATCCGCCCATTAAATAAATGGGTCGCTCTCGCAGATCTCGCTCGAATTCCCAGCGTCGGATGTGAATACGCAGGCTTACTGCTTCATGCAGGAATTGCCTCACCGTCACAACTCGCGCAAACCTCGATCGGTCAACTCCACCGTCAACTCCTCCGGCTTCACGTCTCCACGATGCAGCGTCGGGATCTTTGCCCCAGCACAGACTACATCGGGCTATGGATTCAACAAGCCCGACTTCTGCGCTA
- a CDS encoding type I restriction enzyme HsdR N-terminal domain-containing protein — MAKIVAVTEAIKSLTDVESRFGLQRTEDEQFFPEWQIALPELTEAEQNALNVLRRRLLYHRADGDLLEGAVSLLVASPLLEIAGFYDPPFKMKAEAAVEISIDDGEETLRGRIDILILQNQLWVMVLESKKTTISARSALPQALAYMMSSPAVEQPLFGVLTNGDDVLFVKVSDRHYDLSRSFSIYTITNELRSTIQILKKLGQMISQPIN; from the coding sequence ATGGCAAAAATTGTCGCCGTTACAGAAGCAATCAAAAGTTTGACGGATGTGGAATCTAGGTTCGGCTTGCAGCGGACTGAGGATGAACAGTTTTTTCCTGAGTGGCAGATTGCACTTCCAGAGCTAACCGAAGCGGAACAAAATGCCTTGAACGTTCTACGGCGCAGATTGCTTTATCATCGAGCCGATGGCGATTTGCTAGAGGGAGCGGTGTCGCTGCTCGTGGCTTCACCTTTACTAGAAATTGCAGGATTTTATGATCCACCGTTCAAGATGAAAGCGGAAGCGGCAGTAGAAATCTCGATCGACGATGGCGAAGAAACACTTAGAGGAAGAATTGACATCCTGATTTTGCAAAACCAACTCTGGGTCATGGTACTAGAGTCGAAGAAAACAACGATTTCAGCCCGATCTGCTTTACCCCAGGCGTTGGCTTACATGATGTCTAGTCCGGCAGTCGAACAACCTCTATTTGGTGTTTTAACGAACGGAGATGATGTTTTATTTGTGAAAGTGAGCGATCGACACTACGACTTGTCGCGATCGTTTTCGATTTATACGATTACGAATGAACTGCGATCAACGATTCAAATCCTCAAGAAACTAGGGCAAATGATTTCTCAACCAATCAACTAA
- a CDS encoding DUF3891 family protein: MIVNATQNGWQVIYHRAHALLAAQIAGQWRKKDAPPRLYETVAAISHHDDLEREWEENNLNKAGAPKDFTQDTDQETDYHSLRRHIEGSLYRGRWVALLVSIHLYRLNLAKSGTPEADEFLAEQLENQKRWREDLGISEDEAAQAYDFLQWCDRCSLILCQQELPADERRLEISKAHDGQDYDIKQLENGLVTVTPWCFQDDKFTVNVETTVLSQVKYESNDELTEALKNAPRKLLEWTFVKDAA, translated from the coding sequence ATGATCGTTAATGCAACCCAAAACGGTTGGCAAGTGATTTACCACCGTGCTCATGCACTACTTGCGGCTCAAATCGCGGGACAATGGCGCAAAAAAGATGCTCCTCCTCGCCTCTATGAAACCGTCGCCGCAATTTCCCACCATGACGACTTAGAGCGAGAATGGGAAGAAAATAATTTAAACAAAGCAGGCGCACCGAAAGATTTTACGCAGGATACCGATCAGGAAACGGACTATCACAGCCTGAGAAGACATATCGAAGGTTCGCTTTATCGGGGTCGTTGGGTAGCGCTGTTAGTGTCGATTCACCTTTATCGATTGAACTTAGCCAAGAGCGGAACGCCAGAGGCGGATGAATTTTTGGCAGAGCAGTTAGAAAACCAAAAGCGGTGGCGCGAAGATTTAGGCATTTCAGAAGACGAAGCGGCTCAGGCTTATGACTTTTTGCAATGGTGCGATCGCTGTTCTCTGATTCTCTGTCAGCAAGAACTTCCCGCCGATGAACGTCGATTAGAAATCAGTAAAGCCCACGATGGTCAAGACTATGACATCAAACAGCTTGAAAACGGTTTGGTGACGGTCACGCCGTGGTGCTTTCAAGATGACAAATTCACGGTGAATGTAGAGACAACCGTGCTGTCTCAGGTCAAATATGAGAGCAATGATGAACTCACAGAAGCGCTGAAGAATGCTCCTCGTAAGCTTTTAGAATGGACGTTTGTGAAAGATGCCGCCTGA
- a CDS encoding GAF domain-containing protein, which produces MPPEIAELLKTDSAHALPELMQAIAQYLKCDRCFLYLRDPNTKLGRVPFCWTRSSDVPTVYDDDWKPEPESLPDEDPMFAAALATEPSIFVEDVNTAGSDVLNAEFESENFGHRALIHGHLCHENQLWGVLQPCLMTEPRHWTEEERSTFSRIVEQITSIAVRYVEQNKKNPPQE; this is translated from the coding sequence ATGCCGCCTGAAATTGCTGAATTGCTGAAAACGGATTCGGCTCATGCGCTCCCGGAATTGATGCAGGCGATCGCGCAGTATTTGAAGTGCGATCGCTGTTTCCTTTACCTGCGTGATCCAAACACTAAACTGGGTCGAGTTCCCTTCTGTTGGACTCGATCTTCTGATGTGCCAACGGTTTACGATGACGACTGGAAGCCAGAACCGGAATCTTTACCTGATGAAGATCCGATGTTTGCGGCAGCGTTGGCGACGGAGCCTTCAATTTTCGTTGAAGATGTCAACACTGCGGGTTCTGATGTGTTGAATGCTGAATTTGAAAGCGAGAATTTTGGACATCGCGCACTGATTCACGGGCACTTGTGTCATGAGAATCAGCTTTGGGGCGTATTACAGCCTTGTTTGATGACCGAACCGCGTCATTGGACAGAGGAAGAACGATCGACATTCAGCCGAATTGTTGAGCAGATTACGTCGATCGCTGTTCGATATGTTGAGCAGAATAAGAAAAATCCCCCACAGGAATGA
- a CDS encoding response regulator, producing MNHSPFTRSRTVDRILVVDDTPDNCLLIQAILQDEGYQVELADSGKEALRLIEQSPPDLVLLDVMMPGMDGYEVTRRIRANPALPFMPILLTTAYDQPSVAQGLDTGADDFIRKPVHFDELLARVRALLRLKHSVDERDQIARQREDFVSRLTHDLRTPLVAADRMLNLMAQGALGDLSDDVQDAIATMIRSNANLLTMVNTLLEVYRYEAGRKTLVFSPVNLAELAQEVVKELGGTRSRSGERAIAIVDR from the coding sequence ATGAACCATTCCCCTTTCACTCGATCCCGCACTGTCGATCGTATTCTTGTGGTCGATGACACTCCCGATAACTGTTTGCTGATTCAAGCAATTTTGCAAGATGAAGGCTATCAGGTTGAACTTGCGGATAGTGGCAAAGAAGCACTCCGACTGATCGAGCAATCACCGCCTGATTTGGTGCTGCTTGATGTGATGATGCCAGGAATGGATGGCTATGAGGTGACACGGCGCATTCGTGCGAATCCTGCATTGCCGTTTATGCCGATTTTGCTCACGACTGCGTATGATCAGCCGAGTGTGGCGCAGGGATTGGATACAGGTGCGGATGATTTTATCCGGAAGCCGGTTCATTTTGATGAGTTGTTGGCGCGGGTTCGGGCATTGTTGCGGTTGAAGCACAGTGTGGATGAACGCGATCAGATTGCGCGTCAGCGAGAAGATTTTGTTTCCCGATTAACGCACGATTTAAGAACGCCGCTGGTGGCTGCCGATCGCATGTTGAATCTGATGGCTCAAGGGGCATTAGGAGATCTTTCGGACGATGTGCAAGATGCGATCGCAACCATGATTCGCAGCAACGCTAATCTTCTAACGATGGTAAATACGCTGCTAGAGGTGTATCGCTATGAAGCAGGACGGAAGACATTAGTGTTTTCTCCGGTGAACTTGGCGGAACTCGCTCAAGAAGTGGTGAAAGAGCTTGGCGGAACTCGCTCAAGAAGTGGTGAAAGAGCTATCGCCATTGTCGATCGATAA
- a CDS encoding HAMP domain-containing sensor histidine kinase produces the protein MAELAQEVVKELSPLSIDKNLKLNLELDESQNYTAKGDRLELYRVLTNLVGNAIKFTDEGSVTLRLIRVDTGLVPAIKLEVQDTGPGISESDRATLFESFIPGKHKRSGSGLGLHLTRRIVEAHNGRINVATEVGKGSTFTVYLPTH, from the coding sequence TTGGCGGAACTCGCTCAAGAAGTGGTGAAAGAGCTATCGCCATTGTCGATCGATAAAAATCTGAAGCTAAATCTAGAGCTTGACGAATCGCAGAATTACACGGCAAAAGGTGATCGATTGGAACTTTATCGCGTCCTCACAAATTTAGTAGGTAACGCGATTAAATTTACCGATGAAGGGTCGGTGACTCTTCGGTTAATTCGAGTGGATACGGGCTTAGTGCCTGCAATTAAGCTGGAAGTGCAAGATACTGGACCGGGAATTTCAGAAAGCGATCGAGCGACTTTATTTGAGAGCTTTATTCCGGGTAAGCATAAGCGATCGGGTAGCGGTTTAGGCTTGCATCTGACGCGGCGAATTGTGGAGGCTCACAACGGCAGAATTAATGTTGCGACGGAAGTCGGTAAAGGTAGTACGTTTACTGTTTATTTACCGACCCATTAG
- a CDS encoding glycosyltransferase family 39 protein yields the protein MSAVNSKRILPYLTLLLWVLPIVLIRSSQQSLMAHDEGIYATQARSILTTGDWITPQWGGGTAVFDRTIGIQWLIAGSYLLFGISEDSARLTSAIAFILSVLLTYAIGVRLTTPRIAWLGAVIFSVIPLVAQYGRLATQDMALVCVELVAIWALLMAESSIRPWRFVAGAMFGWGFMIKGFMVIPAAIALLPYLIVQHRRHRHLLDPMLYVGLAVGLMLPIGWLWAAVERDGIYRLQELFGKLFHLGGQTYQGANQFYYFWNIPANGFPWIFFSFGGLWLAFFNPDIRALLKTTERRFLLIGFPVVLFIELTIFGTRTHYYSLQLMPFAGLLAAIALSHLEYLYKNRKRTGFFIGLNLFMGAIALILLTIVNQRMRVAELVSDSLRSETVLAIALVILTVGLGWLSLPMIWVLRNRISLAQSSRFWITSWLLTSWFVIAALHVTGLWGDYDPQLKRFLQTSTVQAILQANPVSFIVNEDLISRDNRKRYLLLNFYTPKIGQHIEDPKILPNTNYAWIDPNLAKTPNLKYELQEIFDGWVLAKKLP from the coding sequence ATGAGTGCTGTGAACTCGAAGCGAATCCTCCCTTATTTGACGTTGTTGTTGTGGGTGTTGCCGATCGTATTGATCCGCAGTTCTCAGCAAAGTTTGATGGCGCACGATGAAGGCATTTACGCGACTCAAGCGCGATCAATTCTCACCACTGGAGATTGGATCACCCCGCAATGGGGTGGAGGAACCGCCGTTTTCGATCGCACGATCGGGATTCAATGGCTAATCGCAGGATCATATTTGCTGTTTGGAATTAGTGAAGATTCAGCGCGATTAACTAGCGCGATCGCGTTTATTCTCAGCGTTTTACTGACATATGCGATCGGGGTTCGGTTGACGACTCCTCGAATCGCTTGGCTCGGAGCCGTAATTTTTAGTGTGATTCCTTTGGTCGCGCAATATGGGCGATTAGCGACTCAAGATATGGCGCTGGTTTGTGTGGAATTAGTCGCAATCTGGGCGTTGTTAATGGCAGAATCTTCGATCCGTCCTTGGCGATTTGTTGCGGGTGCGATGTTCGGTTGGGGGTTTATGATCAAAGGATTCATGGTGATTCCGGCAGCGATCGCATTACTCCCCTATCTCATCGTCCAACATCGTCGCCATCGACATTTACTTGATCCGATGTTGTATGTGGGATTAGCGGTTGGATTAATGTTACCGATCGGTTGGCTTTGGGCTGCGGTTGAAAGAGATGGAATTTATCGACTTCAAGAACTGTTTGGAAAACTATTTCATCTAGGTGGTCAGACTTACCAAGGTGCGAATCAGTTCTATTATTTCTGGAATATTCCGGCAAATGGTTTTCCTTGGATTTTCTTTTCATTCGGTGGGTTGTGGTTAGCGTTTTTCAATCCTGATATTCGAGCATTACTAAAAACAACTGAGAGACGTTTTTTGCTCATCGGATTTCCGGTTGTTCTATTCATTGAATTAACAATCTTTGGAACGCGAACGCATTATTATTCACTTCAACTAATGCCGTTTGCGGGACTTTTAGCCGCGATCGCACTTTCACATCTTGAATATCTTTATAAGAATCGCAAGCGCACCGGATTTTTTATCGGTTTAAATCTATTCATGGGCGCGATCGCACTTATTTTGCTCACGATCGTCAATCAGCGAATGAGAGTTGCTGAACTGGTTTCGGATTCGCTGCGGAGTGAGACGGTTTTAGCGATCGCGCTTGTGATTCTAACGGTTGGATTAGGCTGGCTTAGTCTACCTATGATTTGGGTTCTGCGGAATCGAATTTCTCTCGCTCAATCGTCTAGATTCTGGATCACATCTTGGCTCTTGACCTCTTGGTTTGTGATCGCAGCATTGCATGTTACAGGATTATGGGGAGACTACGATCCGCAGCTTAAACGATTCCTACAAACTTCAACGGTTCAAGCAATTTTGCAGGCGAATCCAGTGAGTTTTATTGTCAATGAAGATTTGATTAGTCGCGACAATCGTAAACGCTACTTGCTGCTGAATTTCTACACACCAAAAATCGGTCAGCACATCGAAGATCCGAAGATTTTGCCAAACACAAATTACGCTTGGATCGATCCGAATCTTGCCAAAACTCCCAACCTCAAATACGAATTGCAAGAAATATTTGACGGTTGGGTTCTGGCAAAGAAATTGCCCTAA
- a CDS encoding MBL fold metallo-hydrolase, giving the protein MPPESFVPSQSRTSKPPRLVFSEETCPGAAPVFAFPPNRDTLGGTSYLIVEKDGNLMIDSPAWDENTRSFLDSQGGVSKLVITHRGGMGKVREIQEAFGCDVIVQEQEAYLLPNVSVTGFQDSLEITPNFRVIWTSGHSPGSACVYYSACGGILFSGRHLIPNSQGDPVPLRTAKTFHWTRQIRHVRKLLEMFSPETLQFICPGASSGLLRGKFAIDQAYSKLAQLDLEACLKSEPLL; this is encoded by the coding sequence GTGCCACCAGAATCTTTCGTCCCGTCGCAGTCCCGCACTTCAAAACCGCCACGTCTTGTATTCTCGGAGGAGACTTGTCCTGGAGCCGCGCCAGTTTTCGCCTTTCCTCCAAATCGGGATACGCTCGGTGGTACATCCTATCTCATTGTAGAAAAAGATGGAAATTTGATGATCGATTCTCCCGCTTGGGATGAAAATACGCGATCGTTTCTCGATTCTCAAGGCGGTGTGAGCAAATTAGTGATCACGCATCGGGGCGGCATGGGAAAGGTGCGAGAAATTCAAGAAGCGTTTGGCTGTGACGTGATTGTTCAGGAACAAGAGGCGTATCTGTTGCCAAATGTGAGTGTGACTGGGTTTCAGGACAGTCTTGAAATTACGCCGAACTTTCGAGTGATTTGGACTTCGGGACATTCGCCGGGATCAGCCTGTGTTTACTATTCTGCTTGCGGTGGAATTTTGTTTTCCGGGCGGCATTTAATTCCAAATTCTCAAGGCGATCCCGTTCCGCTCAGAACCGCAAAAACGTTTCATTGGACTCGCCAAATTCGTCATGTGCGGAAGCTTTTAGAAATGTTTAGTCCAGAAACGCTGCAATTCATTTGTCCGGGAGCGAGTTCGGGATTGTTGCGGGGAAAATTCGCGATCGATCAAGCGTATTCCAAACTGGCACAACTCGATTTAGAAGCTTGTCTGAAATCTGAACCGCTGTTGTAA
- a CDS encoding site-2 protease family protein: MIWLFLLGLFTYLFITQWVSNLTRTSVWLLWSVAMLPVFVMVVWTIVSRGQTMPTQYSLVLFAGCLVLYLYLIQRGRIERSTMDTAPPAPPEPISEIQPPNLASLRPLNQAEESSLQTCFPWSVFYLKHLEYHPQGVVCRGQLRTTPEAAYRTIRENVEAQFGDRFHVIFQEYYPGEPFFELVVNPAATIEGKNSPVLIRPGFAAALFLLTMFTTTWAGLQVVGRVPTIAALLENGFPYSIPVLLFFAARSFGQFITARKYKIAITLPYFVPIIPLPFFPLGTIGAFTQLKSPIPDRKALFDIGLVGAFMGLIISIPLLAWGLVQSSVVALPNQGGLFNFQALDPRFSILLAIFGKLAIGRELTPDAAIRLNPMAIAGWVGVMFTAFNLMPIGQLDGGRMIHAVFGRRMGARIGRISRFLLLGFAIVYPHLLLWAVLLLLLPALNEPTLNDVLEVDSFRDIVGLLALVILMILVLPAPKFLTTALGM, from the coding sequence ATGATTTGGCTTTTCCTCCTCGGACTATTCACATACCTCTTCATCACTCAGTGGGTCTCGAATCTCACCCGCACCTCAGTTTGGTTGCTGTGGTCGGTGGCGATGCTACCCGTGTTTGTCATGGTTGTGTGGACGATCGTGTCCCGTGGTCAAACGATGCCCACACAATATTCGCTCGTGCTGTTTGCGGGCTGTTTAGTGCTGTATCTTTACCTAATTCAACGCGGACGGATTGAACGATCGACAATGGACACGGCTCCCCCGGCTCCCCCAGAACCCATTTCTGAAATTCAACCACCGAATCTAGCGAGTTTGCGACCGCTGAATCAAGCAGAAGAATCGAGCTTGCAAACCTGCTTTCCTTGGTCGGTTTTTTATCTGAAGCATTTGGAATATCATCCTCAAGGAGTCGTGTGTCGGGGTCAGTTGCGAACGACTCCAGAGGCGGCATATCGAACGATTCGGGAAAATGTCGAGGCGCAATTTGGTGATCGCTTTCATGTGATTTTTCAGGAGTATTATCCTGGAGAGCCATTTTTTGAACTTGTCGTGAATCCAGCCGCCACGATCGAGGGAAAAAATTCTCCTGTCCTAATTCGTCCTGGATTTGCTGCGGCTCTATTCCTCTTGACGATGTTCACAACGACTTGGGCGGGCTTGCAAGTCGTCGGACGAGTTCCCACGATCGCGGCTCTGCTGGAAAATGGCTTTCCGTATTCGATCCCCGTTTTGCTCTTTTTTGCGGCTCGAAGTTTCGGGCAGTTCATCACTGCAAGAAAATATAAAATTGCGATTACGCTGCCGTATTTTGTGCCGATTATTCCGCTGCCATTTTTTCCGCTGGGCACGATCGGCGCGTTCACTCAGTTGAAGTCTCCGATTCCCGATCGTAAAGCGCTCTTCGATATCGGTTTGGTGGGCGCGTTCATGGGGCTGATTATTAGTATTCCGCTGTTGGCTTGGGGTTTGGTGCAGTCGAGCGTCGTGGCGTTACCGAATCAGGGCGGACTATTCAACTTTCAGGCGCTTGATCCGAGATTTTCGATTCTGTTGGCGATTTTTGGCAAATTAGCGATCGGGCGTGAATTAACTCCAGATGCGGCGATTCGACTGAATCCGATGGCGATCGCGGGTTGGGTTGGTGTGATGTTTACCGCTTTTAATCTGATGCCGATCGGACAGTTAGATGGCGGGCGGATGATTCATGCGGTGTTTGGGCGACGAATGGGAGCGAGAATTGGGAGGATTTCACGGTTTTTGCTGTTGGGATTTGCGATCGTATATCCGCATTTATTACTCTGGGCAGTTTTATTACTGTTGTTGCCTGCGTTGAATGAACCGACGTTAAATGATGTGCTTGAGGTGGATTCATTCCGCGATATTGTGGGATTGCTGGCGTTGGTAATTCTGATGATTCTCGTGTTACCTGCACCGAAGTTTTTAACCACGGCTCTAGGAATGTAG
- a CDS encoding ATP-binding protein, with protein MDEKALYQNCLSLLIYRDVLRDEIGQSFLKILQNLDSPETAIAFYSEWFSGLASLRQGWRDYLLTRILTSENAFTQQIYQANIPAQLTEAVKHDLKLLQRIYECGSQQIYELLNQNTISWHDYIDDKNTSRQIEIKQIEKQLESLEDWSIALPDLINFYRRFGTGIFAEYVAFRWQNGRLNAIANPDPIQVDSLVGYETQRDTLLQNTEFLLAGLPALHILLYGSRGSGKSSLVKSLLGKYENLRLIEVPKSELNALPTIVERLRDLPQKFVIFVDDLSFEEDDDAYKALKVVLEGNLTARPQNVVVYATSNRRHLIREFFDDRPRPRDADEIHNWDTVQEKLSFSDRFGLTLTFEPADQPRYLKIVRHLAEQAQIDLDPKDLEFRALQWATRHNGRSGRTARQFIDFLKAELLS; from the coding sequence ATGGACGAAAAAGCGCTATATCAAAATTGTTTATCGCTGCTGATTTATCGCGATGTTTTGAGAGATGAGATCGGACAATCGTTTCTCAAAATTCTGCAAAATCTGGATTCTCCTGAAACTGCGATCGCGTTTTACAGCGAATGGTTTTCCGGTTTAGCAAGTCTCCGTCAAGGTTGGCGCGATTATTTATTGACTCGAATTTTGACTTCAGAAAATGCGTTCACTCAGCAAATTTATCAAGCTAATATTCCCGCTCAGTTAACCGAAGCAGTTAAACATGATCTAAAACTATTACAACGAATTTATGAATGTGGAAGCCAACAAATTTATGAATTGTTAAATCAAAATACGATTAGTTGGCACGACTATATTGATGATAAAAATACATCAAGACAAATCGAAATTAAGCAAATAGAGAAACAGCTTGAATCGCTCGAAGATTGGTCGATCGCGCTTCCAGATTTGATCAATTTCTATCGTCGATTTGGAACAGGTATTTTTGCGGAATATGTGGCATTTCGTTGGCAGAATGGGCGATTGAATGCGATCGCAAATCCTGATCCGATTCAAGTCGATTCACTGGTCGGCTACGAAACTCAGCGCGATACCTTGCTACAAAATACTGAATTTCTCTTGGCTGGATTGCCCGCGCTTCATATTTTGCTGTACGGTAGTCGCGGTTCAGGAAAATCATCGCTCGTGAAATCGCTGCTCGGAAAATACGAAAATCTGCGCTTAATCGAAGTTCCCAAATCAGAACTCAATGCGCTTCCAACGATCGTAGAACGCCTGCGCGATTTACCTCAAAAATTCGTGATTTTCGTCGATGACTTGTCGTTTGAAGAAGATGACGATGCCTACAAAGCTCTGAAAGTAGTGCTCGAAGGCAATTTAACCGCAAGACCGCAAAACGTCGTAGTGTACGCCACCTCGAATCGGCGGCATCTAATCCGCGAATTTTTTGACGATCGTCCGCGTCCTCGTGATGCTGATGAAATTCACAACTGGGACACGGTGCAAGAAAAGTTATCGTTTAGCGATCGCTTCGGTCTGACTCTGACGTTTGAACCTGCGGATCAGCCCAGGTATTTGAAAATCGTTCGTCATTTAGCCGAGCAAGCTCAGATTGATCTCGACCCTAAAGACCTAGAATTTCGAGCCTTACAATGGGCAACTCGACACAATGGGCGATCGGGTAGAACTGCCCGTCAATTTATCGACTTTCTTAAAGCTGAACTCCTCTCCTGA
- a CDS encoding thioesterase family protein produces MAFTYSRSIHFSDTDAAGVVYFANIFNFCHEAYEASLAASGIDLRSFFSGQEIAVPIVHAEVDFFKPMFCGDQITIALMPNLLKPSEFEISYHLFNQAPHHPIAKALTRHVCIDPKTRSRQELLPVLLHWLNGANE; encoded by the coding sequence ATGGCATTTACTTATTCTCGATCGATTCACTTCTCCGATACAGATGCGGCAGGAGTCGTTTACTTCGCCAACATCTTCAACTTCTGCCATGAAGCTTACGAAGCGTCCCTAGCTGCAAGTGGAATTGATCTACGATCGTTCTTCTCCGGTCAAGAAATCGCAGTGCCGATCGTTCATGCGGAAGTCGATTTCTTCAAACCGATGTTTTGCGGCGATCAAATCACGATCGCGCTCATGCCGAATCTTCTAAAACCGAGTGAATTCGAGATTTCTTATCACCTGTTTAATCAAGCGCCACATCATCCGATCGCGAAAGCGCTCACCCGTCACGTCTGTATCGATCCGAAAACGCGATCGCGTCAAGAACTTCTCCCGGTTTTACTCCACTGGCTCAATGGTGCAAACGAATAA
- the map gene encoding type I methionyl aminopeptidase — translation MEQEVITLLSSREIEKMRRAGKLAAQLLNHLEAFVKPGVSTLQLNDEAERWTQAHGAKSAPLGYNGFPKSICTSVNEVVCHGIPNAKQILKDGDIINIDVTLIVDGYHGDTSKMYFVGEPSPLAKRLVEVTDKCRQLGMDAVKPGARIGDIGAAIQEYAESQGFSVVQDFVGHGISHIFHTAPQIPHYGKRGTGKKLRPGMVFTIEPMINEGTWEVEVMPDKWTALTKDRKLSAQCEHTIAVTPTGYEILTQA, via the coding sequence ATGGAACAAGAAGTTATTACCCTACTTTCGAGCCGCGAAATCGAAAAAATGCGCCGAGCCGGAAAACTCGCAGCGCAGTTATTAAATCACTTAGAGGCATTCGTTAAACCCGGTGTCAGCACCCTACAACTGAACGACGAAGCCGAACGCTGGACTCAAGCACACGGAGCCAAAAGCGCCCCTCTCGGCTACAACGGCTTTCCTAAATCAATCTGTACCAGCGTCAATGAAGTTGTTTGTCACGGTATCCCCAACGCAAAACAAATTCTCAAAGACGGCGACATTATCAACATTGATGTCACGCTGATCGTCGATGGCTACCACGGCGACACCTCGAAAATGTACTTTGTTGGAGAACCGTCACCCCTGGCAAAACGCTTAGTCGAAGTCACGGATAAATGCCGACAGTTAGGCATGGATGCGGTGAAACCGGGCGCGAGAATTGGCGATATCGGTGCAGCGATTCAAGAATACGCAGAATCTCAAGGGTTCTCAGTCGTTCAAGATTTCGTCGGGCATGGAATCAGCCACATTTTCCATACCGCTCCTCAAATTCCACACTACGGCAAACGAGGAACTGGGAAGAAATTGCGACCCGGAATGGTCTTTACGATCGAACCCATGATCAACGAAGGCACTTGGGAAGTCGAGGTGATGCCCGATAAATGGACAGCGCTGACCAAAGATCGGAAACTCTCGGCTCAATGTGAACATACGATCGCGGTTACACCCACAGGTTACGAAATCCTGACGCAAGCCTAA